One window of the Deltaproteobacteria bacterium genome contains the following:
- a CDS encoding adenylate/guanylate cyclase domain-containing protein — MSVDANPPGHAESRRLAAIMFTDIVGFSRQMGADEARMLRLLEVHNQLIRQAVVEHHGSVIKTVGDAFLVDFPSVVHAVQCAQAIQAQFRTHNAEKVRDEQIHVRIGIHLGDIVQRDGDVFGDGVNIASRLQALAEPDTICISDVVYRDVAKKLDLGTVVSLGRPTLKNIAERFQVYALLSEQPTGIRQKLQVQRLKLSRRVGTARRLALASSLLVVLTLVAVRYFPSLLLSPQHSVLSTQEAQPPLPLPDKPSLVVLPFANMSSDPEQEYFSDGLTEDLASALSKLSGLFVISRNSASTYKGKPAKVQEVSKELGVQYVLEGSVRKADGQVRVTAQLIDALQDHHLWTERYNRPLKDIFALQDEIVQKIVTTLKLQLTLWEQGVLVRKTTSNVDAYDFFLRGLESFHRSTQEANAQARQMFEKALELDPQYAEAYARLGWTYSREWASQWTQDPQALGQAFDLAQKAVALDDSLPGAHLLLGDVHLWRNRQHDQAIAEAERAIALDPNNAEGYVWLAHILKFVGRSEEAIQLVEKAMRLNPQYPFNYLFELGVSSHLTGRYEEALVPLKKILVLNPNFVFAHVNLAICYAELGRLEEARAEAAEVLRLNPKYSLEVWRQITPFKDPTVSERLAAALRQVGLK, encoded by the coding sequence ATGAGCGTTGACGCGAATCCCCCAGGACACGCTGAAAGCCGCCGTCTCGCGGCGATCATGTTCACCGACATCGTCGGCTTCAGCCGCCAGATGGGTGCGGATGAAGCCCGGATGCTGCGGCTGCTGGAGGTCCATAATCAACTCATCCGCCAAGCGGTCGTTGAGCATCACGGTTCCGTCATCAAAACCGTCGGCGATGCCTTCTTGGTGGATTTCCCTTCCGTGGTCCATGCCGTGCAGTGTGCTCAGGCTATTCAGGCGCAGTTCCGCACCCACAATGCCGAGAAAGTTAGAGACGAACAGATTCACGTCCGCATCGGCATTCACCTGGGCGATATCGTCCAGCGGGACGGCGATGTCTTCGGCGACGGCGTCAACATCGCCTCCCGCCTGCAAGCATTGGCCGAGCCCGACACGATTTGCATTTCAGATGTGGTCTATCGTGACGTGGCCAAGAAACTGGACTTGGGCACGGTCGTCTCTCTCGGACGGCCCACGCTCAAAAACATCGCCGAACGGTTTCAGGTCTATGCTCTGCTCTCCGAGCAGCCCACAGGCATTCGCCAGAAGCTCCAAGTGCAACGGCTGAAGCTCTCCCGTAGGGTGGGCACGGCCCGCCGCCTAGCGCTAGCGAGTTCGTTGCTTGTCGTACTCACCCTCGTAGCCGTTCGCTATTTCCCTTCTCTTCTACTCAGTCCTCAGCACTCAGTCCTCAGCACTCAGGAGGCGCAGCCTCCGCTGCCGCTGCCCGACAAACCCTCCCTCGTTGTCCTTCCCTTTGCCAACATGAGCAGCGATCCCGAGCAAGAGTATTTCAGTGACGGACTCACCGAAGATCTCGCTAGCGCACTCTCCAAGCTCTCCGGTCTCTTTGTCATCTCCCGTAACTCGGCCTCGACCTACAAAGGCAAGCCGGCGAAAGTGCAAGAGGTGAGCAAAGAATTGGGGGTGCAGTACGTGCTGGAAGGCAGCGTGCGCAAAGCCGACGGCCAGGTGCGGGTCACAGCGCAATTGATCGATGCACTTCAGGACCATCATTTGTGGACCGAGCGCTATAACCGGCCACTGAAAGATATTTTTGCCTTGCAAGATGAGATCGTGCAGAAAATCGTGACGACGCTCAAACTCCAGCTCACTTTGTGGGAACAAGGAGTCCTGGTGCGCAAAACCACGAGCAATGTGGATGCCTATGACTTCTTTTTGCGTGGGCTGGAGTCTTTTCACCGCTCCACGCAAGAGGCCAATGCGCAAGCACGGCAGATGTTTGAGAAAGCCCTTGAGCTAGACCCCCAGTATGCGGAGGCGTACGCGAGGCTGGGTTGGACATACTCGCGAGAGTGGGCCTCTCAATGGACTCAAGACCCCCAGGCTCTGGGGCAGGCTTTTGATCTGGCGCAAAAGGCTGTGGCCCTGGATGACTCCCTGCCTGGAGCCCACCTGCTCTTGGGCGATGTCCATCTGTGGAGAAACCGACAGCATGACCAAGCCATCGCCGAAGCGGAACGGGCTATTGCTCTCGATCCTAACAATGCCGAAGGTTATGTATGGCTAGCACATATTCTCAAGTTTGTAGGAAGGTCGGAAGAGGCCATTCAACTAGTGGAAAAGGCGATGCGTCTCAACCCTCAGTATCCTTTCAACTACCTATTCGAGCTCGGCGTTTCCTCTCACTTGACGGGGCGGTATGAGGAGGCGCTTGTCCCTCTGAAGAAAATCCTCGTCCTCAACCCCAATTTCGTGTTTGCCCACGTTAACCTGGCTATTTGCTACGCTGAATTAGGCCGGCTGGAGGAGGCCCGGGCCGAGGCAGCAGAAGTCCTGCGGCTCAATCCCAAGTACTCTCTGGAGGTTTGGAGGCAGATTACCCCCTTCAAAGATCCCACGGTGTCAGAACGTCTAGCTGCCGCTCTGCGCCAGGTCGGGCTCAAGTAA
- the sppA gene encoding signal peptide peptidase SppA, with the protein MLHQVFRFGVRSLLWGKERLARLTGRRPPYDVLRLEISGSLPEESAPSLAAFFRAADPDFFSVLSLLRWAREDPRLRAVCLSLTDIDSGWARLQELRRSLLALRQAGKHVCVYLAEASTREYYLASAADTVVLAPAGHLAITGLAAEATFFKGALDKLGIQAQVTQAGLYKAAGEPFTRESMSTPHREMLEGLLDDLYDQVVDGIASERKKSKDETRQLIDQGLFLAQEALAAGLIDHVAYEDELPGMLEKQFGEVHLIEAGSYRHRRAIELRRHVLRVEPRTVALITVNGPIKRGETVDGPDGPRAVGSTSFIRDLRQAREDTSVAAIVVRVASPGGSGLASDLMWRELQQTRAHKSVIISMGDVAASGGYYLALAGDMVFAEEGTVTGSIGVIAGKAVLRDLYATFGVSKEILTRGKRAALFSDYVAFAPAEQERVDFEIQSFYRDFVGKVAAGRSLTFEAAEASAQGRVWSGRQAWSRGLVDALGGVEAALAEAKRRAGVPGDAPVAIIRFPQSSSWWRLPARLRFSPRGQMDALWWTRERFWSILPISLRFF; encoded by the coding sequence GTGTTGCACCAGGTATTTCGTTTCGGCGTGCGCTCCTTGCTCTGGGGCAAAGAGCGTCTGGCTCGCCTGACCGGCCGACGCCCGCCCTATGACGTGCTGCGTCTAGAGATCAGCGGCTCGCTTCCCGAAGAATCGGCGCCCTCTCTGGCGGCGTTCTTCCGTGCCGCGGACCCCGACTTCTTCTCGGTATTATCGCTGCTACGTTGGGCGCGGGAAGATCCGCGGCTGCGTGCAGTGTGTCTTTCACTGACCGATATCGACAGCGGATGGGCGCGACTCCAGGAGCTGCGCCGCTCGCTGTTGGCATTGCGACAAGCCGGAAAGCATGTCTGTGTGTATCTCGCCGAGGCGAGCACACGCGAATACTACTTGGCGAGTGCTGCCGACACGGTCGTGCTTGCGCCGGCAGGACACCTGGCAATCACCGGCTTGGCGGCGGAGGCGACGTTTTTCAAAGGGGCGCTCGACAAGCTGGGCATTCAAGCGCAAGTCACGCAAGCCGGGCTATACAAAGCCGCCGGGGAACCGTTCACCCGCGAGTCGATGTCCACCCCGCATCGCGAAATGTTGGAAGGGTTGCTCGACGACTTGTACGATCAAGTCGTCGATGGCATCGCTAGCGAGCGGAAAAAAAGTAAGGACGAGACCCGACAACTGATCGACCAAGGGTTGTTCTTGGCGCAAGAAGCACTTGCCGCTGGGTTGATCGATCATGTTGCATATGAAGACGAGCTGCCGGGAATGCTGGAAAAACAGTTCGGGGAAGTGCACCTGATCGAAGCCGGATCGTATCGCCACCGCCGTGCGATCGAACTGCGTCGGCACGTCTTGCGTGTCGAACCGCGCACTGTCGCTCTTATTACCGTGAATGGCCCCATCAAGCGCGGGGAGACCGTAGATGGGCCGGACGGGCCGCGAGCGGTGGGCTCCACTTCCTTCATCCGCGATCTGCGCCAAGCGCGCGAAGACACTTCCGTGGCCGCTATTGTCGTGCGCGTCGCGAGTCCTGGTGGCTCCGGGCTGGCCTCCGATCTCATGTGGCGAGAATTGCAGCAAACGCGTGCACACAAATCGGTGATTATTTCCATGGGCGATGTCGCCGCGTCGGGCGGGTATTACTTGGCACTGGCTGGCGATATGGTGTTCGCCGAAGAGGGCACGGTCACCGGCTCTATTGGCGTGATTGCCGGGAAAGCGGTGTTGCGCGATCTGTATGCGACCTTCGGCGTGAGCAAAGAAATTCTTACGCGTGGGAAACGCGCGGCGTTGTTTTCCGACTACGTGGCGTTTGCCCCAGCAGAGCAGGAACGCGTCGATTTCGAGATTCAGTCCTTCTACCGGGATTTTGTCGGGAAAGTGGCTGCCGGTCGTTCCTTAACGTTCGAGGCTGCCGAAGCTAGCGCGCAGGGACGGGTCTGGAGCGGTCGCCAAGCGTGGTCCCGCGGTTTGGTCGATGCCCTAGGTGGCGTCGAGGCCGCTCTGGCGGAGGCGAAACGACGCGCTGGAGTGCCGGGTGACGCGCCGGTGGCGATCATCCGCTTTCCGCAATCGTCTTCGTGGTGGCGACTCCCGGCTCGCTTGCGTTTCTCCCCTCGTGGGCAGATGGACGCGTTGTGGTGGACCCGTGAACGGTTCTGGTCGATCTTGCCGATTTCTTTACGCTTTTTTTAG
- a CDS encoding DUF433 domain-containing protein, producing MTDEHLLRRITVNSEIFGGKPIIRSMRISVELILSLLAQGEAQAAILDDYPDLEPDDILACLAYAKRITV from the coding sequence ATGACAGACGAACATCTGCTGAGGCGTATTACCGTCAACTCGGAAATCTTTGGCGGCAAGCCGATCATCCGCAGCATGCGGATTTCCGTCGAATTGATCCTGAGTCTGTTGGCACAGGGGGAAGCTCAAGCCGCAATCTTGGACGACTACCCGGACCTGGAACCTGATGACATTCTCGCCTGCCTTGCTTACGCTAAAAGAATAACCGTGTAA
- a CDS encoding 2-oxoacid:acceptor oxidoreductase subunit alpha, with protein MATSPVGILPPKPVVERDNVVIRFAGDSGDGMQVTGMQFTNESVFAGNEIGTLPDFPAEIRAPTGTLYGVSAFQVNFSSQSVYTPGDDLDALVVMNPAALKTNLADLKQNGLLILDKAEFNEPNLKKAQYAKSPLDDGSLDKYQLYPVEITKMTTLALKDMNLPNRSVMRCRNFFALGVVSWLYNRPIEPTVKWINERFKKSADVLEANTLALKAGYNLGENTEIFASSYEIKPAQIAPGLYRNITGNTATAIGFVCAAKKAGLPLFLGSYPITPASDVLHDLSTLKNFNVYTFQAEDEIAGIGAALGAAFGGAIAITTTSGPGMNLKAETIGLAAVVELPLIITNVQRSGPSTGMPTKPEQADLLQALYGRHGEAPLPVIAASTPADCFFAAYEAVRIAVKYMTPVILLTDGYLANASEPWLLPSSADLPDVKVEFRTDPQGFFPYLRDEDTLARPWVRPGTPGLEHRVGGLEKDYLTGNISYAPSNHEQMVRVRYRKMAKITQDIPPTKISGPEKGKLVVIGWGSTYGSITAAVKGFQEQGKSVSHIHLRHLNPLPADLGEILSRFEKILVPEMNMGQLSRVLRAEYLVDAVGLNKIQGRPFKVSEITARITRMLEG; from the coding sequence ATGGCTACAAGCCCGGTGGGAATCCTCCCACCAAAACCTGTCGTCGAGCGCGATAATGTCGTTATCCGCTTTGCTGGCGATTCCGGAGATGGCATGCAGGTCACCGGAATGCAGTTTACCAACGAGTCGGTGTTTGCTGGGAACGAGATCGGCACCCTGCCGGACTTTCCCGCTGAAATTCGCGCCCCTACCGGCACCCTGTACGGAGTCAGCGCTTTCCAGGTGAATTTTAGCAGCCAAAGTGTGTACACCCCTGGCGACGATCTTGACGCCTTGGTGGTGATGAACCCGGCGGCACTTAAGACCAACTTGGCCGACTTGAAACAAAATGGCCTGCTCATCCTCGATAAAGCCGAGTTCAACGAGCCCAACCTGAAGAAGGCGCAATACGCGAAGAGTCCTCTCGATGACGGCTCGCTCGACAAATACCAGCTCTATCCGGTCGAGATCACCAAGATGACCACGCTGGCGTTGAAGGATATGAACCTGCCGAACCGCTCGGTCATGCGCTGCCGCAATTTCTTCGCGCTTGGGGTGGTCTCGTGGCTGTACAACCGACCGATCGAGCCGACGGTCAAATGGATCAACGAGCGTTTCAAGAAAAGCGCCGATGTGCTGGAAGCCAATACCCTCGCGCTGAAGGCAGGGTACAACTTGGGCGAGAACACGGAAATCTTCGCTTCCTCCTATGAGATCAAGCCCGCGCAGATCGCTCCCGGTCTCTACCGCAACATCACCGGGAACACCGCGACCGCGATCGGATTTGTCTGTGCCGCGAAAAAAGCCGGCTTGCCGCTCTTTCTTGGCAGTTATCCCATCACGCCGGCCAGCGACGTGTTGCACGATCTTTCGACCTTGAAGAATTTCAACGTCTATACCTTTCAGGCCGAAGACGAGATCGCCGGGATCGGTGCGGCGCTGGGTGCGGCATTTGGCGGTGCCATCGCGATCACGACTACCTCTGGCCCCGGCATGAACCTCAAAGCCGAAACCATCGGCTTGGCGGCGGTGGTGGAATTGCCGCTCATTATTACCAATGTCCAACGCTCGGGACCGAGCACCGGCATGCCGACCAAACCCGAGCAAGCCGACTTGCTTCAGGCGCTATACGGTCGTCACGGCGAAGCCCCGCTGCCGGTGATTGCTGCCTCGACGCCGGCCGACTGCTTCTTTGCCGCGTACGAAGCCGTGCGCATCGCCGTGAAATACATGACGCCGGTCATTCTACTGACGGACGGCTACTTGGCCAACGCTTCCGAGCCGTGGCTCTTGCCTTCGTCAGCCGATCTGCCGGACGTGAAGGTCGAATTCCGCACCGATCCGCAAGGGTTCTTCCCGTACCTGCGGGACGAGGACACCCTGGCACGACCATGGGTCCGCCCTGGCACTCCCGGACTTGAGCATCGGGTTGGCGGTCTCGAAAAAGATTACCTCACCGGCAACATCAGCTACGCGCCCTCGAACCACGAGCAAATGGTGCGTGTCCGCTATCGCAAGATGGCGAAAATCACCCAAGACATTCCTCCGACCAAGATCAGCGGCCCCGAGAAAGGGAAGCTGGTGGTGATTGGCTGGGGCAGCACCTACGGTTCCATCACTGCTGCGGTAAAAGGATTCCAAGAGCAAGGGAAATCGGTCTCGCATATCCACCTGCGTCACTTGAACCCACTGCCGGCGGATCTTGGAGAGATCCTCTCCCGGTTCGAGAAAATCTTGGTGCCGGAGATGAATATGGGACAACTCTCGCGCGTGTTGCGTGCGGAGTATCTGGTTGACGCCGTGGGGCTGAACAAGATCCAGGGCCGTCCGTTCAAAGTCTCGGAAATAACCGCGCGGATTACGCGCATGCTTGAGGGATAA
- a CDS encoding iron-sulfur cluster assembly accessory protein, with protein MAQQTIEISENAVKKIHDLITQQQKDGQGLRVKVVGGGCSGLSYKMDLDLARDGDRVFERDAAKVIVDRKSFLYLRGTELDYSDSLMDSGFKLQNPNVKRSCGCGSSFSV; from the coding sequence ATGGCCCAGCAGACAATCGAGATTAGTGAAAACGCTGTGAAAAAGATCCACGATCTGATTACCCAGCAACAGAAAGACGGACAAGGACTCCGTGTCAAAGTGGTCGGCGGAGGCTGCTCTGGGCTCTCCTATAAAATGGACCTCGACCTAGCGCGCGACGGCGACCGCGTCTTCGAACGAGATGCGGCCAAGGTCATCGTCGATCGGAAAAGTTTCCTCTATCTGCGTGGGACTGAACTCGATTACTCGGATTCGCTTATGGATTCGGGGTTCAAGCTGCAAAACCCGAACGTAAAACGCTCGTGCGGCTGCGGCAGTTCGTTCTCGGTGTAG
- a CDS encoding DUF433 domain-containing protein: protein MNLAIEVSPVPLCADEHGVMRIGQTRVRLDTVISAWRQGESPEQIVENFDVLDLADVYAVISYYLHHRAEVEQYMTRNRQEGEQIRAEHEQRFPSAGIRERLLARRAAARNMEK, encoded by the coding sequence ATGAATCTCGCAATCGAAGTCTCCCCTGTCCCCCTGTGCGCTGACGAGCATGGGGTGATGCGCATAGGTCAAACCCGGGTGCGGCTAGACACTGTCATCTCCGCGTGGCGGCAAGGTGAGTCCCCCGAGCAGATTGTCGAAAACTTCGATGTTCTTGACTTAGCTGATGTCTATGCCGTCATTAGCTACTATCTCCACCATCGCGCGGAAGTGGAGCAATATATGACGCGGAATAGGCAGGAAGGGGAACAGATACGCGCCGAGCATGAACAGCGGTTTCCGTCGGCAGGCATTCGAGAGCGCCTCCTGGCCCGTCGAGCCGCTGCGCGAAACATGGAGAAGTAA
- a CDS encoding DUF5615 family PIN-like protein, which yields MLRFVADEDFTRVIVRGVLRARPGIDLVRVQDVGLRTQDDAAVLDWAAKAGRVLLTHDAQTMPAHAYERVQNTLPMPGVFVIPQDEAIGRIIEDLILLAECSDEEEWEGQVKYLPLK from the coding sequence ATGCTGCGGTTCGTGGCCGACGAGGACTTTACCCGTGTCATCGTGCGTGGCGTCCTCCGCGCTCGCCCAGGCATTGATCTGGTGCGCGTGCAAGATGTAGGACTGCGTACCCAAGACGACGCCGCAGTATTGGACTGGGCCGCGAAGGCAGGACGAGTGCTCTTAACGCATGACGCCCAGACTATGCCCGCCCATGCATACGAACGAGTACAGAACACGCTTCCAATGCCAGGCGTATTCGTCATCCCGCAAGATGAGGCGATCGGTCGGATTATCGAAGACCTCATTTTGCTAGCGGAATGCAGCGACGAGGAGGAATGGGAAGGACAGGTAAAATACCTCCCGCTGAAGTGA
- the hscB gene encoding Fe-S protein assembly co-chaperone HscB, with protein sequence MSTVQEVRCWRCAHQHQATLFCPACRAIQLVPPQADYFSVLELPRHPALDEKLLAQRYYELSRKLHPDLYQTGTPQEQEASLKNTALLNRAYRVLRDPVQRGQYWLELHDEQLGKDNNRVPAKLAALVFAVHEQLEAARAARAAGKADEVQAELAPIREDLQAQLSRLRNELDGNFSQWNENGTQLDRLQALKGILSALAYLRTLLRDVEKESEASWNV encoded by the coding sequence ATGAGTACCGTGCAGGAAGTACGGTGCTGGCGCTGCGCGCATCAGCACCAAGCGACGCTTTTTTGTCCCGCCTGTCGGGCAATTCAGCTCGTGCCGCCGCAAGCCGATTATTTCAGCGTGCTGGAGTTGCCACGGCATCCGGCCCTCGACGAGAAGCTACTCGCGCAGCGGTACTATGAATTGAGTCGGAAATTGCATCCTGACCTGTACCAGACAGGGACTCCTCAAGAACAAGAAGCCAGCCTTAAAAATACCGCGCTGCTGAATCGGGCGTATCGCGTGCTGCGCGATCCCGTGCAGCGTGGGCAGTATTGGCTAGAGTTGCACGATGAGCAATTGGGCAAAGATAATAATCGGGTGCCCGCAAAACTGGCGGCGTTGGTATTTGCCGTTCATGAGCAATTGGAGGCAGCGCGCGCCGCGCGTGCTGCTGGGAAGGCGGATGAGGTCCAAGCTGAACTCGCGCCCATCCGGGAAGATCTCCAAGCTCAGCTCAGCCGGCTGCGCAACGAACTGGATGGAAATTTCTCCCAGTGGAACGAGAACGGCACGCAGCTGGATCGGTTGCAGGCGCTTAAAGGCATCCTTTCCGCACTCGCCTATCTGCGTACCCTCTTACGAGACGTCGAAAAAGAAAGTGAAGCCTCGTGGAACGTATAG
- the iscX gene encoding Fe-S cluster assembly protein IscX, translating into MKLHWENVEDIAEQLLAAHSAVDPLSVRFTDLHRWITELADFADDPKASSEGKLEAVQMAWLELYTEQNE; encoded by the coding sequence ATGAAATTGCACTGGGAGAATGTCGAGGACATCGCTGAGCAATTGCTTGCAGCCCATTCCGCTGTCGATCCTTTGAGTGTGCGTTTCACTGATCTCCATCGCTGGATTACCGAGCTGGCCGATTTCGCCGATGACCCGAAAGCATCGAGTGAGGGCAAGCTTGAAGCCGTCCAGATGGCATGGCTGGAACTCTATACAGAGCAGAACGAATGA
- the hscA gene encoding Fe-S protein assembly chaperone HscA: protein MERIVGIDLGTTNSLIAFIDGETPRVIADARTGEKLLPSIVSFLEDGSIVVGQEAKTRATEHPLTTIHSVKRFMGLGMTHISEEDRLRYRFVETRGNGEGIVRFALFGKSLTPPEVSSLILRELKARAEAYLQEPMKKVVITVPAYFNDSQRQATKDAGRLAGLEVLRLLNEPTAASLAYGLDKKEEGLIAVYDLGGGTFDISILRLHTGIFEVLATNGDTRLGGDDLDLRIAERFLFPSLPADLRKDAHVLRSALQVAEQAKKALSDATETQLVLDVPVRKVHTTCTLSRREMEAAIEDIVLRTLGPCRHALKDAGLEPRELDAVVLVGGSTRMPLVRQRIGEFFGQTPLTDLNPDEVVALGAAVQADTLSGRRRDMLLLDVVPLALGIETMGGVMSRLIERNTTIPTSVKEMYTTAVDNQTAVDVHVLQGERELAQDCRSLARFKIPIEPQPAGVPRIEMTFMIDANGILNVTATDIRTGRERSVEVKPSYGLTDEEIERLLEESIDFAEDDVSKRLLIEARTEADTVLNATDKALHQNAAFLLAGEDIFIRSAMQDLKIAYEGDDYNLIRDLTDKLSEATTPFAQRIMDASIQEALGHKRLSEI from the coding sequence GTGGAACGTATAGTCGGTATCGATCTCGGCACGACGAACAGCCTGATCGCCTTTATCGATGGCGAAACTCCGCGCGTGATTGCCGATGCGCGGACAGGGGAGAAGCTCCTCCCTTCTATCGTGTCGTTCCTTGAGGATGGCAGTATTGTGGTCGGTCAGGAGGCAAAAACCCGAGCCACGGAACACCCGCTGACGACGATCCATTCCGTGAAACGGTTCATGGGCTTAGGGATGACCCACATTTCTGAGGAAGACCGGCTCCGCTATCGTTTTGTCGAGACCCGGGGGAATGGCGAAGGTATTGTCCGTTTTGCACTTTTCGGCAAATCCTTGACGCCGCCGGAAGTTTCCTCGCTGATTCTCCGCGAACTGAAAGCGCGGGCAGAAGCCTATCTCCAAGAGCCGATGAAGAAAGTCGTGATTACCGTGCCTGCCTACTTCAACGACTCGCAGCGTCAGGCCACCAAAGATGCCGGTCGGCTGGCTGGTCTCGAAGTCCTCCGTTTGCTGAACGAGCCGACGGCGGCGTCGTTGGCTTATGGGCTCGACAAGAAAGAAGAAGGCTTGATCGCGGTCTACGACTTGGGTGGCGGGACCTTCGATATTTCTATCCTCCGCCTCCACACCGGGATTTTCGAGGTGTTGGCGACCAACGGCGATACGCGCCTCGGTGGCGACGATCTCGATCTGCGCATCGCTGAACGGTTCTTGTTTCCTTCGCTTCCTGCGGATCTGCGCAAGGATGCGCACGTTTTGCGCAGTGCGCTTCAGGTCGCCGAGCAGGCGAAAAAAGCCTTGTCGGACGCGACGGAAACGCAGCTGGTCTTAGACGTGCCGGTGCGCAAGGTGCACACGACCTGCACGCTGTCTCGTCGCGAGATGGAGGCGGCTATCGAGGATATTGTGCTGCGCACGCTGGGTCCGTGCCGCCACGCCCTGAAAGATGCCGGTCTCGAACCACGCGAACTCGACGCCGTGGTACTAGTGGGCGGATCGACCCGGATGCCGCTGGTGCGTCAGCGCATCGGAGAATTTTTCGGCCAGACGCCACTGACCGATCTGAATCCTGATGAAGTGGTCGCGCTCGGGGCTGCCGTGCAAGCTGATACCCTGTCCGGACGCCGTCGCGATATGTTGCTGCTGGATGTGGTGCCCTTGGCGTTGGGGATCGAAACCATGGGCGGCGTCATGAGCCGGCTGATCGAGCGCAATACGACGATCCCGACCAGTGTGAAGGAAATGTACACCACGGCAGTGGACAACCAGACCGCGGTGGATGTCCACGTGTTGCAAGGGGAACGCGAGTTGGCGCAGGATTGCCGCAGTCTGGCACGGTTCAAGATTCCTATCGAACCTCAACCTGCCGGGGTGCCGCGCATCGAGATGACGTTTATGATTGACGCCAATGGCATCTTGAATGTCACCGCTACGGATATACGCACTGGGCGTGAACGCTCAGTCGAAGTCAAGCCGTCGTACGGTCTGACCGATGAGGAAATCGAGCGTCTCTTGGAAGAATCGATCGACTTTGCCGAAGACGATGTGTCGAAACGGCTCTTGATCGAAGCCCGTACGGAGGCGGATACTGTCCTGAACGCGACGGACAAGGCGCTCCACCAGAACGCTGCTTTCCTGCTCGCGGGAGAAGATATTTTTATTCGCTCTGCCATGCAGGACTTGAAAATTGCCTACGAAGGGGACGATTATAACCTCATTCGCGACTTAACCGACAAGCTGAGTGAGGCCACCACTCCGTTCGCACAGCGCATTATGGACGCTTCGATTCAAGAGGCGCTTGGCCACAAACGATTGTCCGAAATCTGA
- a CDS encoding IscS subfamily cysteine desulfurase, translated as MKRPVYMDNHATTPMDPRVLEAMLPYFSEKFGNAASRNHPFGWEAEEAVDKAREQIAALIGAKGKEIIFTSGATESDNLAIKGVVEFYKEKGSHVITCATEHKAVLDTCKALERQGKAMTTYLPVDRYGMVDPDEVRKAITDQTVLISIMYANNEIGTIQPIKEIGKIAKEKGVLFHCDATQGVGKVPVNVDQDGIDLLSMTGHKIYGPKGCGALYVRSKGPRVRLTPMMDGGGHERGMRSGTLNVPGIVGLGKASEICGQELEHEVAKLMALRARLHEGITKALEDVYLNGHPTQRLPGNLNLSFSYVEGESFLMGLNKDIALSSGSACTSATLEPSYVLKALGVGEELAHTSIRFGLGRFNTEEEVDYVIGRVVEVTQRLRDLSPLYEMAKEGIDLKSVQWKHA; from the coding sequence ATGAAACGGCCAGTCTACATGGATAATCACGCGACGACTCCCATGGACCCTCGGGTCCTGGAGGCGATGTTACCCTACTTCTCGGAAAAGTTCGGCAACGCGGCGAGTCGTAATCACCCCTTCGGGTGGGAGGCGGAAGAGGCGGTAGATAAGGCGCGCGAGCAAATTGCCGCGCTGATCGGCGCTAAAGGGAAAGAGATCATCTTCACCAGCGGCGCCACCGAGTCGGATAATCTGGCGATCAAAGGCGTGGTGGAGTTCTATAAGGAAAAAGGTAGCCACGTCATCACCTGCGCCACCGAGCACAAAGCGGTGCTGGATACCTGTAAAGCGCTGGAACGACAAGGCAAAGCGATGACTACCTATCTGCCGGTCGACCGCTACGGCATGGTGGACCCGGATGAGGTGAGAAAAGCGATCACCGACCAGACAGTCCTCATCTCCATCATGTATGCCAATAACGAAATCGGCACGATCCAACCTATCAAGGAAATCGGCAAGATCGCGAAAGAGAAAGGTGTGCTCTTTCACTGCGATGCCACCCAGGGAGTCGGCAAGGTGCCGGTCAACGTCGATCAAGATGGGATCGACCTGCTCTCTATGACTGGACATAAAATTTATGGCCCGAAAGGCTGTGGTGCTTTGTACGTCCGTTCCAAAGGTCCCCGGGTGCGGCTGACCCCGATGATGGATGGCGGGGGACATGAGCGCGGGATGCGTTCCGGCACGCTCAACGTTCCCGGCATTGTCGGACTCGGTAAGGCCAGCGAGATTTGTGGGCAAGAGCTGGAACACGAAGTTGCCAAGCTCATGGCTCTGCGCGCGCGTTTGCATGAGGGGATTACCAAAGCCCTGGAAGACGTGTATCTGAATGGGCACCCGACGCAGCGACTCCCTGGCAACCTGAATCTCAGCTTCTCCTATGTGGAAGGCGAGTCTTTCCTCATGGGGCTGAATAAAGATATCGCGTTATCCTCCGGCTCGGCGTGCACGTCGGCTACCCTCGAGCCCTCCTACGTCTTAAAGGCGCTGGGGGTGGGCGAGGAGCTAGCCCACACTTCGATTCGGTTCGGGTTGGGGCGGTTCAACACGGAGGAAGAGGTCGATTACGTGATCGGCCGGGTAGTGGAAGTGACCCAACGCCTGCGCGATCTGTCTCCGCTGTACGAAATGGCCAAGGAAGGGATCGATCTCAAGTCCGTCCAATGGAAGCATGCCTAA